The following nucleotide sequence is from Bacteroidota bacterium.
GGCGTATCGAACAGCAGACCGGGCAGCGTTGCAACGGTTAGCGTATGATCAGCTTCGCCTCCCCATGATGCCGGCATGGTTGTCACATTCCGTGGCGATGCGACAGCAGCAGGCGCATTCGCTGAAGTCTCAGGAACGGCAATGCCATTGCCTTCAGGGATATTGTTCAGGGTGTAAAACGCAAAGTCGTGCAGCAAGGGCGTACCATCGGCTGCCTGTAAGTCGCCAAGCTTGAACTCATGGATGTAGCCGGCGCGTAACCCATCAACCACGAGGCTCACGGTAAGCCCGTCCTCAGATATTTGCACATCTTGTATCGCCGGCTCTTCGATATTGATGGCCGGACTGCCGTAAGTATTGTGATACTTATACGTAAAGCTGGTCAGTTTGAACATCTCAGCCACCGCTGCACTCGCTTTTTCGACGGGCTTTGTAAAGACCACATCAAAACCGTTTGACTTGGCGTGGATCTCTTTCATTTCAAAAGGCATATTGCCTGTCCAGACGAGCCGCTCGAGGGCATAAGGCGCCTTGCCTGTCGCATCCCAGCCCCTGCTTGTCTGACCGATGAACAGCGAGTTGTCTTTGCCCCAGGCCGCGCGAAGAATGCCAGAAGCAAAGCCTTCATAAAATGGGAAGTTAGCGCCTTGATACACGCCATTTACTTTTTCAAGGTACACGCGCATCAACTTGCTGTGCCCCTGGTCGCCAACCAGCAATTGGCCGGCAAATGGCCCGAAGTCGCCGGCAGTATTGTCTTCAATAATGGCAGATGTAGAGATTCCCATAATGGTATGGGGAAACCACACCGTTGGCAGCTTCAATTCAGGTACAGCCTCTTTCGCTTTAAACATCGGCTCACCCGTGTTTGGGATGTCCTCTACAGCAAGCTGGATAGGCGAGTTGGGTTCATCAGCCCATGCGAGTCCTGCCGGGTGTCCAAGAAAATCACCGGCTTCGATGTGCGTCATCCAGCCAGAGCCGATCCAGTCCCCCTGGTTTTCGCCATAGAAAATGTCGCCAGCATCCGTGATGCCTATGCCGGCTGGCGACCGGAAGCCAACAGCCATGGGCTTTACTTCGCCGTCAGGCGTAATTTCGAGCGCCCAACCACGCCACTTAACGCGGCTGTCTCCATGCCCAACCCAACCCAGATTCAGCGATACAAAGAAGTTACCATTGGGCAATGCAAGCGGGCCGTAAGAATACTCGTGGTAGTTACCCGTCAAAGGCCATGCATAGACCGTTTCAAAGACATCTGCTTCCTCATCGCCATCTTCATCAATCATGCGCGTCAATTCACCGCGCTGCGTAGCATAGAGCGCATCATCTTTCACCAACAAGCCGAGTGGTTCATGCAAGCCTGCTGCAAATCGGTGGTAGCCCGGCTGCGGATTGGCCTGGTAAGCACCATCAACAATCCATACCTCTCCCCTGCGGGTGGCCACAACGGGCCGGCCATCCTCCATCATATCAAGTCCGCCTATCTCTAGCGGCACATTGTCTGGAATCGGCAGCGTTATCAACTGATAGTAGTAGCCTTCCTGATCCGGGGCAAAACCAGCCGGATCGCCGTAGTCTTTTGGTGGTGTACATGAAGCGCACAACAGCAAAACAACAATAACCAGGCTCCAGTTCTTATACATAATGCATCCTCTTAAATTTTTCCGGTGCCTGCTGGGTTACCAGACCAGGTTATAGGTGAGCGTTGAGCTGCCGTTTTCAAGCGATACGGGGACCGCAAGTGCTGTGCGGCCGTCTCGATCCAGCAGTGACACTTCCGTCTCAGGGTCCATTTCCAGGTAGATGCGTTGTCCGTCAAGGGCATAGCGACCATTGCCGAGCGCCTTCACGGAATCGCTCTCCGCCAGGACACACCATACCTTTTGTCCGCCGGCTTCTCCTTCCAGTGAGAGCGTTCTTTCAAGGAATTTTTGCTCAGCATCGGGCACAATGGCATCTTTTACCGCGATGCCTCCAGCAGTGTACTCAAAAGCCGGCTGCCCGTCATCGTCCAGTCGGTAGCGCTCAAAGTTAAAGTCAGCAACTTCCAAATCACCAGGGTTGCCCATGTAGATGACAGGATTGCCGGCGCGCTCAATCAAGCTTCCCAATGCAACCGCGCTCTGCATATTGCCGCGCTGGTACCACATGGTTGACGTATCAATAAAG
It contains:
- a CDS encoding plastocyanin/azurin family copper-binding protein, coding for MYKNWSLVIVVLLLCASCTPPKDYGDPAGFAPDQEGYYYQLITLPIPDNVPLEIGGLDMMEDGRPVVATRRGEVWIVDGAYQANPQPGYHRFAAGLHEPLGLLVKDDALYATQRGELTRMIDEDGDEEADVFETVYAWPLTGNYHEYSYGPLALPNGNFFVSLNLGWVGHGDSRVKWRGWALEITPDGEVKPMAVGFRSPAGIGITDAGDIFYGENQGDWIGSGWMTHIEAGDFLGHPAGLAWADEPNSPIQLAVEDIPNTGEPMFKAKEAVPELKLPTVWFPHTIMGISTSAIIEDNTAGDFGPFAGQLLVGDQGHSKLMRVYLEKVNGVYQGANFPFYEGFASGILRAAWGKDNSLFIGQTSRGWDATGKAPYALERLVWTGNMPFEMKEIHAKSNGFDVVFTKPVEKASAAVAEMFKLTSFTYKYHNTYGSPAINIEEPAIQDVQISEDGLTVSLVVDGLRAGYIHEFKLGDLQAADGTPLLHDFAFYTLNNIPEGNGIAVPETSANAPAAVASPRNVTTMPASWGGEADHTLTVATLPGLLFDTPSFTVTAGSKVAFRFNNDDDMLHNLVITTPGAVDNIVEAAMNLGIRGQEMNYVPEAETVLHYVSLLEPETEQTIYFEAPTTPGEYPFVCTFPGHGLTMRGVLKVQ